The following coding sequences are from one Microtus pennsylvanicus isolate mMicPen1 chromosome 1, mMicPen1.hap1, whole genome shotgun sequence window:
- the Tmem270 gene encoding transmembrane protein 270 isoform X2 — protein MEAAPRVRSGLLRILVQVGRLCAMLIQNRTHLYDFLLLKMAAFQQWVLGLAQEARGSGGDQPRLLPGVIITCPLSLALQVGLALLWVPLWLLLWGPRLAYNIGLCCARTLRLALWHLGVWEPLGLSATIFRDLFISYVHGLMLVVLLMLLLTWRLVQKAHRFSLGWLPSQVGWQGSNLAC, from the exons ATGGAGGCCGCTCCCCGGGTCAGATCCGGCCTCCTTAGAATTCTGGTGCAGGTTGGGAGGCTCTGTGCGATG CTGATCCAGAACCGCACGCACCTGTACGACTTCCTGCTCCTGAAGATGGCAGCCTTTCAGCAGTGGGTGTTGGGACTGGCCCAGGAGGCCCGGGGCTCTGGCGGTGACCAGCCTCGCCTGCTTCCAGGAGTCATCATAACCTGTCCCCTGAGCTTGGCTCTTCAAGTTGGACTGGCATTGCTTTGGGTCCCCCTGTGGTTGCTGCTCTGGGGACCCAGGTTGGCATACAACATCGGGCTGTGCTGCGCTCGTACCTTGAGACTGGCCTTGTGGCACTTAGGTGTCTGGGAACCTCTGGGCCTGTCTGCCACCATCTTCAGGGACCTGTTTATCTCCTATGTGCATGGCCTGATGCTGGTGGTCTTGCTGATGCTGCTGTTGACCTGGAGGCTGGTGCAGAAAGCCCATCGCTTTAGTCTGGGCTGGTTGCCCAGCCAGGTAGGTTGGCAG GGCTCAAACTTAgcttgctga
- the Tmem270 gene encoding transmembrane protein 270 isoform X1: protein MEAAPRVRSGLLRILVQVGRLCAMLIQNRTHLYDFLLLKMAAFQQWVLGLAQEARGSGGDQPRLLPGVIITCPLSLALQVGLALLWVPLWLLLWGPRLAYNIGLCCARTLRLALWHLGVWEPLGLSATIFRDLFISYVHGLMLVVLLMLLLTWRLVQKAHRFSLGWLPSQSSVLLEALALLRRLYLWVEHMTTLTSWNLAYLVTWTTCLASHLLQAAFEHTAQLAQAQEAKSQETSGPPSPQFLIPESSTTEAGPFPSQPGTPGE from the exons ATGGAGGCCGCTCCCCGGGTCAGATCCGGCCTCCTTAGAATTCTGGTGCAGGTTGGGAGGCTCTGTGCGATG CTGATCCAGAACCGCACGCACCTGTACGACTTCCTGCTCCTGAAGATGGCAGCCTTTCAGCAGTGGGTGTTGGGACTGGCCCAGGAGGCCCGGGGCTCTGGCGGTGACCAGCCTCGCCTGCTTCCAGGAGTCATCATAACCTGTCCCCTGAGCTTGGCTCTTCAAGTTGGACTGGCATTGCTTTGGGTCCCCCTGTGGTTGCTGCTCTGGGGACCCAGGTTGGCATACAACATCGGGCTGTGCTGCGCTCGTACCTTGAGACTGGCCTTGTGGCACTTAGGTGTCTGGGAACCTCTGGGCCTGTCTGCCACCATCTTCAGGGACCTGTTTATCTCCTATGTGCATGGCCTGATGCTGGTGGTCTTGCTGATGCTGCTGTTGACCTGGAGGCTGGTGCAGAAAGCCCATCGCTTTAGTCTGGGCTGGTTGCCCAGCCAG AGTTCTGTGTTGCTGGAAGCCCTGGCCCTGCTGCGACGCCTCTACCTGTGGGTGGAGCACATGACCACACTCACTTCCTGGAACCTGGCCTATCTTGTCACTTGGACCACCTGTCTTGCTTCTCATCTGcttcaggctgcctttgaacaCACAGCCCAACTGGCCCAGGCTCAGGAAGCCAAATCCCAGGAGACCTCAGGGCCCCCCTCGCCTCAGTTCTTAATTCCAGAGTCCTCCACCACTGAGGCTGGGCCCTTCCCATCCCAGCCTGGAACCCCCGGAGAATAA